One genomic segment of Ricinus communis isolate WT05 ecotype wild-type chromosome 5, ASM1957865v1, whole genome shotgun sequence includes these proteins:
- the LOC107261452 gene encoding heavy metal-associated isoprenylated plant protein 43-like — MVQRTVLKVDLSCQRCKKKVLKSVSAIEGVDKIETDEAKGTLTVTGNADPYDIIVSTRKAGKQAEVVTVGPPPPPPKQDVQKKPEEKAEKHKSEAKKPEQKAASIHDPLSCSQCQRIVVVPMGYQEPNPSCSIM, encoded by the exons ATGGTTCAAAGGACTGTCTTAAAGGTTGATCTTTCATGCCAAAGATGCAAGAAAAAGGTTTTAAAATCAGTGTCTGCAATCGAAG GTGTAGATAAGATTGAAACTGACGAGGCCAAAGGAACATTGACAGTAACAGGAAATGCAGATCCATATGACATTATAGTCAGCACAAGGAAAGCAGGAAAACAGGCAGAGGTAGTGACTGTTGggcctcctcctcctcctccgaAACAGGACGTGCAAAAGAAACCTGAAGAGAAGGCTGAAAAACACAAATCAGAAGCCAAAAAGCCTGAACAAAAGGCTGCCTCAATTCATGATCCACTCAGCTGCTCACAGTGTCAGAGAATAGTTGTTGTGCCAATGGGCTATCAGGAGCCAAATCCATCATGCTCCATCATGTGA